The Bacillus sp. Y1 genome has a window encoding:
- a CDS encoding ABC transporter permease, translating into MNNKQPVELLHKNYIKKLTYEKRWVRFYQFVIFFVFFLGWEIASKKQWIDPLIFSAPSKVWDLLIKKIQDGTLMVDLGYTLSETVLGFILGTLLGTILAAILWWSPFLSKILDPYLVILNAMPKVALGPILIVALGPSMTSIIAMGAIISVIITTIVVYTAFKEVDLNYIKVLQTFGATRSQCFKEAILPACFPTIISTLKVNVGLSWVGVIVGEFLVSSKGLGYMIIYGFQVFNFTLVLLSLLVIAVFATIMYQLVELLERKLIKSN; encoded by the coding sequence TCACATATGAGAAGAGATGGGTCCGTTTTTACCAATTTGTCATCTTCTTTGTATTTTTCCTAGGCTGGGAGATTGCGAGCAAGAAACAATGGATTGACCCGTTAATCTTCAGTGCACCTTCAAAGGTATGGGATCTACTCATTAAAAAGATCCAAGATGGTACCCTTATGGTAGATCTAGGCTACACCTTATCAGAAACCGTTCTTGGTTTTATTTTAGGAACACTGCTTGGAACCATTCTTGCTGCCATTCTCTGGTGGTCACCCTTCCTGTCAAAGATACTTGACCCCTATTTAGTGATTTTAAATGCCATGCCAAAGGTTGCCTTAGGTCCTATTTTAATCGTTGCACTCGGTCCGAGTATGACTTCTATTATTGCGATGGGTGCGATCATCTCGGTCATCATCACGACCATTGTCGTTTATACCGCCTTTAAAGAAGTGGACCTCAATTATATTAAGGTACTACAAACATTTGGTGCCACAAGATCCCAATGCTTTAAAGAGGCCATACTTCCAGCTTGTTTCCCTACGATCATTTCAACACTTAAGGTGAATGTTGGACTCTCATGGGTTGGGGTCATCGTTGGAGAATTTCTCGTTTCGTCTAAAGGATTGGGTTACATGATTATTTATGGGTTTCAAGTATTTAATTTCACCCTTGTACTCCTATCCTTACTGGTCATTGCCGTATTCGCGACTATCATGTACCAGTTGGTTGAACTGTTAGAAAGAAAATTAATTAAAAGTAATTAA
- the ytkD gene encoding RNA deprotection pyrophosphohydrolase — MEMFRDHLGAQVLLSFGENKFGTVVKHVLILSKYKNGWVLTKHKERGLEFPGGKVEHGETLEEAATREVFEETGGLLNKLMKIGHYEVRNDDERFVKAIFYGEIKELIRKDDFLETDGPVFIDDPHLSDRLSDEYSFIMKDSVVEKSLHYIQTHLL, encoded by the coding sequence ATGGAGATGTTTAGGGACCATTTGGGAGCACAGGTGTTGCTTTCATTTGGAGAAAATAAGTTTGGCACTGTTGTAAAACATGTTCTTATTCTAAGTAAATATAAAAATGGATGGGTACTGACTAAGCATAAAGAAAGAGGTCTAGAATTTCCTGGTGGAAAAGTGGAACATGGGGAAACGTTAGAGGAGGCTGCTACACGGGAAGTATTTGAAGAGACTGGTGGGTTATTAAATAAGTTAATGAAAATTGGTCATTATGAAGTTCGTAATGATGATGAGAGATTTGTAAAAGCCATCTTCTACGGAGAGATAAAGGAACTGATAAGGAAAGATGACTTTCTTGAAACGGACGGGCCGGTATTCATTGATGATCCTCACCTAAGTGATCGATTGAGTGATGAGTATAGTTTTATTATGAAGGATTCTGTGGTTGAAAAGAGTTTGCATTACATACAAACACATTTGCTGTAA
- a CDS encoding DUF6612 family protein, which translates to MKKFMKPFVTLLLVLLLAACSQTATPTGNNEKESSSKGTNSELTLEQVFEKSLKASEELQSFSVDMDLSQEITAAQEEAMKIQSSITMDVVTEPMAFYQKMNMTMGGTSESFATEAYFSKDGMFMSDPTTNTWMKFPSEMSDQLLQLSDQQTNPAEELKKLKDYVSDFSFEQDNNNYILTLQASGEDLSEFIKEAAMEGMPAELTADPAIFDAMKINDAKFVYHIDKETFYPVKTDVYMDMEISAEGESVHMIQDMKGTYNKFNEVNTITIPKEVLDTATEMDM; encoded by the coding sequence ATGAAAAAGTTCATGAAACCATTCGTTACCTTATTGCTAGTATTATTACTTGCAGCATGTTCACAAACAGCCACACCAACAGGAAACAATGAAAAAGAGAGTAGCAGCAAAGGAACAAATTCAGAATTAACTCTTGAACAAGTGTTTGAGAAGTCGTTGAAAGCCTCTGAGGAACTACAAAGTTTCTCCGTTGACATGGATTTGAGCCAAGAGATAACCGCAGCACAGGAAGAAGCGATGAAGATTCAATCATCCATTACAATGGATGTTGTTACAGAACCAATGGCGTTTTACCAAAAAATGAATATGACAATGGGAGGTACTTCTGAAAGCTTTGCAACAGAAGCATACTTTTCAAAGGACGGAATGTTTATGTCAGATCCAACCACCAATACTTGGATGAAGTTCCCAAGCGAGATGTCCGATCAATTACTACAACTATCTGACCAACAAACAAATCCTGCGGAAGAACTAAAAAAACTTAAGGATTATGTAAGTGATTTTTCTTTTGAACAAGATAATAATAATTACATCCTAACTCTACAGGCTTCTGGGGAAGATCTTAGTGAATTTATTAAAGAGGCGGCCATGGAAGGAATGCCTGCTGAGCTGACTGCCGACCCTGCAATTTTTGATGCGATGAAAATTAATGATGCAAAATTTGTGTACCATATTGATAAAGAAACGTTTTATCCTGTAAAGACCGATGTATATATGGATATGGAAATCTCAGCAGAGGGTGAAAGTGTACACATGATTCAAGACATGAAAGGAACATACAACAAATTTAACGAAGTAAATACGATTACCATTCCAAAAGAAGTGTTAGATACTGCTACAGAAATGGATATGTAA
- a CDS encoding hydrolase — protein MNNEKKTYYITVSTGEISQSRTSSPWNFKIEATDDEIIQLREYFDQNHANDWENFFRAHVPYVQYHHDRENDAYDSVTVQVYNMIYNLGDEEAKKHIESMGILNNKPLT, from the coding sequence ATGAATAATGAGAAAAAGACATACTATATTACGGTTAGTACAGGAGAAATCTCACAAAGCAGAACGAGCTCTCCTTGGAATTTTAAAATTGAAGCCACAGATGATGAGATCATTCAGCTTCGTGAATATTTTGATCAAAATCATGCAAATGACTGGGAAAACTTTTTCCGTGCACACGTTCCATATGTTCAATATCATCATGACAGAGAAAATGATGCCTATGATTCTGTTACCGTTCAAGTGTATAACATGATCTATAATCTAGGGGACGAAGAAGCTAAAAAGCATATTGAGTCTATGGGCATATTAAACAACAAACCGCTTACGTAA
- a CDS encoding DUF6154 family protein, giving the protein MKLVDEIYEFYRHKLTGDEEDIDMLAFAFLEELTQEDLLNIIKDLDKQELYDLVGVYLIEGLKGKFAQEEYGQRKIPNFQQRNFH; this is encoded by the coding sequence GTGAAGCTTGTAGATGAAATTTATGAGTTTTATCGGCACAAGTTAACAGGTGATGAAGAAGATATTGATATGCTTGCTTTTGCCTTTTTAGAGGAGTTAACGCAAGAGGATTTGCTTAATATTATTAAAGATCTCGATAAGCAGGAATTGTACGATTTAGTTGGTGTGTATCTAATTGAAGGATTGAAAGGGAAATTTGCACAAGAAGAATACGGCCAACGGAAAATTCCTAACTTCCAACAACGGAACTTTCACTAA
- a CDS encoding methyl-accepting chemotaxis protein, whose product MVSTQEKNLNVSVLMNELKQENSKMEGVMQNIKDISMKSNILALNSGIEAARAGEAGRAFSVVAKEIKKFAQDCLDSSKASESIIKSIQTKANNIIALRTVDIAFDTIDKIDRNLFERNCDVQAWATFDAIKECLIQPTSDSKKTAEAFMKNIYNIYEVYFDLFVIDLSGEILVAAQNQSQVGRNMSDRKWFQETVKTNDVYVTDMYYSSVVEGYTMGYSSPVRNDAGEVIGVFTTRFNWEYIYDIIDRVQTDEKSKLYAINSEGYVIASKDRTEILKTKLTHLKAVQNILSGRETRGYTIEDNQIFAYSLTEGYNAYKGKGWSVIVAESI is encoded by the coding sequence ATGGTCAGTACTCAAGAGAAAAATTTAAATGTATCCGTGCTGATGAATGAGTTAAAGCAGGAAAATAGTAAGATGGAAGGTGTCATGCAAAATATTAAAGACATTTCCATGAAATCCAATATATTAGCATTAAATTCAGGAATTGAGGCAGCAAGAGCAGGGGAGGCAGGACGAGCATTTTCGGTCGTTGCGAAGGAGATTAAAAAGTTTGCTCAGGACTGCTTAGATTCTAGCAAAGCAAGTGAGAGTATTATCAAAAGTATTCAAACGAAGGCAAATAATATTATTGCGTTAAGAACGGTGGATATTGCCTTTGATACGATTGATAAAATTGATCGGAATTTATTTGAAAGAAATTGTGACGTTCAGGCATGGGCAACCTTCGATGCCATTAAAGAATGTTTAATTCAGCCTACCTCTGATTCAAAAAAGACAGCGGAAGCATTCATGAAAAATATCTATAACATTTATGAAGTGTATTTCGATTTGTTTGTTATTGATTTATCGGGAGAAATTCTTGTTGCCGCGCAAAATCAAAGCCAAGTAGGGCGTAATATGAGTGACCGGAAGTGGTTTCAAGAAACGGTAAAAACAAACGATGTGTACGTCACAGATATGTATTATTCTTCCGTTGTTGAGGGGTATACCATGGGGTATTCTAGTCCTGTTCGAAATGATGCGGGAGAAGTCATAGGTGTATTTACCACCCGATTTAACTGGGAGTACATTTATGACATTATTGACCGGGTTCAAACAGATGAAAAAAGCAAGCTCTATGCAATCAATTCAGAAGGTTATGTTATCGCTTCAAAGGACCGTACCGAAATTTTAAAAACAAAGCTCACTCATTTAAAAGCTGTCCAGAATATTTTATCAGGAAGAGAAACTCGAGGGTATACGATTGAGGATAATCAAATTTTCGCATACTCGTTAACTGAAGGATACAATGCCTATAAAGGTAAAGGTTGGTCAGTTATTGTTGCAGAATCTATATAG
- a CDS encoding Dps family protein, which yields MDNKLHDVLNSQISNWSVLFVKLHNFHWYIKGKDFFTLHTKFEEFYNEAAIHIDELAERLLSIGGEPIATMKEYLEKSSIKESSGSETAIEMVQSISEDFSLLIEELKSGMSLAEEMDDEATGDMFLAIHSTLEKHVWMLKAYLGESV from the coding sequence ATGGATAATAAACTACATGATGTGTTGAACAGCCAAATCTCTAACTGGAGCGTGTTATTTGTTAAGCTACATAATTTTCATTGGTATATTAAAGGGAAAGACTTTTTTACCCTGCATACAAAATTTGAGGAGTTTTATAACGAAGCAGCTATTCATATTGATGAGTTAGCTGAAAGGCTCTTATCAATTGGTGGAGAGCCCATTGCAACTATGAAGGAGTACTTAGAAAAATCGAGCATTAAAGAGTCTTCAGGAAGTGAAACAGCTATTGAAATGGTTCAAAGCATATCAGAGGATTTCTCATTGTTAATTGAAGAACTAAAAAGCGGAATGTCACTAGCTGAAGAGATGGACGACGAGGCAACAGGTGACATGTTCCTGGCCATTCATTCCACACTAGAAAAACATGTTTGGATGTTAAAAGCCTACCTCGGCGAATCAGTATGA
- the ytzI gene encoding YtzI protein has translation MITVLIICLIIVGIVLLLSVVTTSKAYSYKHTVDSLEDNPNIHKESDQKKEE, from the coding sequence ATGATAACTGTTCTAATTATTTGTCTCATAATCGTAGGTATTGTCTTACTTTTATCGGTTGTCACTACTTCAAAGGCCTATTCATATAAACATACCGTTGATTCACTTGAGGATAACCCCAATATACATAAAGAAAGCGATCAAAAAAAAGAAGAGTGA
- the cls gene encoding cardiolipin synthase, with the protein MNILSIFVGIIFFLNILLAIIVIFLERRDPSATWAWILVLFFIPVLGFIMYLLFGQNLSRKKMFYWEDRDKVGTEPLIEEQIAQLNQRSFPFQNSTEEKSRDLIHMHLINNAAMFSQHNNIQIFTDGKEKFHSLFHDIEHAEDHIHLQYYIIKNDELGRKLINVLTQKARVGVKVRVLYDELGSRSLRKSFFKELRQAGGEVEAFFPSKLPLINLRLNYRNHRKLAIIDGKIGYVGGFNVGDEYLGLNKRFGYWRDTHVRIVGEAVHPIQTRFILDWNQASYRHDINYSPRYFQQPRSSGNVGLQIVTSGPDSEWEQIKNGYIKMISLAKETIYIQTPYFIPDTSLLDALRIASLCGVDVKIMIPNKPDHMFVYWATYFYVGEMLKAGAKIYIYEKGFIHSKSIVVDHEIASVGTANIDVRSFRLNFEVNAFIYHKGFSKTLMDQFSEDMKASTELTLENYMKRPVKIRLKESVSRLLSPIL; encoded by the coding sequence GTGAATATACTTTCTATTTTTGTTGGAATTATTTTCTTCCTTAACATTTTACTTGCTATAATTGTCATTTTTTTAGAAAGAAGAGATCCTAGTGCCACCTGGGCTTGGATTTTAGTACTATTTTTCATTCCTGTACTCGGCTTTATTATGTATTTACTTTTTGGACAGAATTTAAGCAGAAAGAAAATGTTTTATTGGGAAGATCGTGACAAAGTAGGAACAGAGCCTTTAATCGAAGAGCAAATCGCACAATTGAATCAAAGAAGTTTTCCTTTCCAAAATTCAACCGAGGAAAAAAGTCGTGACCTGATTCATATGCATTTAATTAATAATGCTGCCATGTTTTCTCAACATAACAACATTCAAATTTTTACTGATGGTAAAGAAAAGTTTCACTCTCTCTTTCATGATATAGAGCATGCGGAGGACCATATCCATTTGCAATACTATATCATCAAAAACGACGAACTCGGCAGAAAGTTGATAAACGTATTAACACAAAAGGCACGTGTTGGAGTAAAGGTTCGAGTTCTTTACGATGAGCTAGGCTCCCGATCATTAAGAAAGTCATTTTTCAAGGAGTTGCGGCAAGCTGGCGGAGAGGTAGAAGCCTTCTTCCCTTCAAAACTTCCTTTGATTAATTTGCGATTAAATTATCGTAATCATCGTAAGCTTGCTATCATTGATGGGAAAATCGGTTATGTTGGCGGATTCAATGTGGGAGATGAGTATTTAGGATTAAATAAAAGGTTCGGATACTGGCGTGATACACATGTTCGGATTGTCGGTGAAGCAGTACACCCCATACAAACTAGGTTTATTCTCGATTGGAACCAAGCTTCCTACCGGCACGATATTAATTATTCCCCTCGATACTTCCAACAACCAAGAAGTAGCGGGAATGTTGGCCTACAAATTGTAACAAGCGGACCTGACTCAGAGTGGGAACAAATAAAAAACGGGTATATAAAAATGATTTCTTTAGCAAAAGAAACCATTTATATTCAAACACCATACTTTATTCCTGACACAAGTCTTTTAGATGCATTAAGAATCGCTTCTTTATGTGGAGTCGATGTAAAAATTATGATCCCAAATAAGCCAGATCATATGTTTGTTTATTGGGCTACCTATTTTTATGTTGGAGAAATGCTGAAAGCTGGGGCAAAAATTTATATTTATGAAAAAGGATTTATCCATTCGAAATCCATTGTCGTAGATCATGAAATTGCGTCTGTTGGGACAGCAAATATTGATGTACGAAGCTTCCGGCTTAATTTTGAAGTGAATGCATTCATCTATCATAAAGGATTTTCTAAGACCCTAATGGACCAATTTTCTGAGGATATGAAGGCTTCAACGGAATTAACTCTTGAAAATTATATGAAAAGACCTGTGAAGATTCGTCTAAAGGAATCTGTATCAAGACTTTTATCTCCCATATTATAA
- a CDS encoding S-ribosylhomocysteine lyase — MPSVESFELDHNAVKAPYVRHCGVHKVGSDGVVNKFDIRFCQPNKQAMKPDVIHTLEHLLAFNLREHAEKYSHFDIIDISPMGCQTGYYLVVSGEPSVEEIIDLLEDTMKSAVEIVEIPAANETQCGQAKLHDLEGAKRLMRFWLEQSKEDLKQVFA, encoded by the coding sequence ATGCCTTCTGTAGAAAGCTTTGAACTAGATCATAATGCTGTGAAAGCCCCTTATGTAAGACATTGTGGAGTACATAAAGTGGGAAGTGATGGAGTAGTTAATAAATTTGATATTCGATTCTGCCAACCGAATAAGCAAGCGATGAAGCCAGATGTTATTCATACATTAGAGCACTTACTAGCGTTTAACCTGCGTGAGCATGCTGAGAAATACAGCCATTTTGATATTATTGATATTTCTCCAATGGGATGTCAAACGGGTTATTACCTAGTGGTGAGTGGAGAGCCTTCGGTAGAGGAAATTATTGATCTGTTAGAGGATACGATGAAATCAGCCGTGGAAATCGTTGAGATTCCTGCAGCTAATGAAACACAATGTGGTCAAGCGAAGCTCCACGACCTTGAGGGAGCTAAACGTTTAATGCGTTTTTGGCTTGAACAATCAAAAGAAGATTTGAAACAGGTATTTGCTTAA
- the yidD gene encoding membrane protein insertion efficiency factor YidD, which translates to MLKKAMIAFIRFYQIAISPLKPPSCRFYPTCSHYGLEAIERFGPIKGGYLTIKRLLKCHPFHPGGFDYVPEKKERKN; encoded by the coding sequence ATGTTAAAAAAGGCGATGATTGCCTTTATCCGTTTCTATCAAATTGCCATATCCCCGCTCAAGCCGCCAAGCTGTCGCTTCTATCCAACTTGCTCACACTATGGATTAGAGGCAATTGAAAGATTTGGACCGATAAAAGGTGGTTACCTAACCATTAAGCGATTATTAAAATGTCATCCTTTTCATCCAGGTGGGTTTGATTATGTTCCCGAAAAAAAGGAAAGAAAGAACTAG
- a CDS encoding beta-class carbonic anhydrase: protein MRLLDEILEYNQQFVEEKRYEEFTTTKFPNKRLVILTCMDTRLLELLPKAMNVSNGDVKLIKNAGALVTHPFGSIMRSLLVAVYQLQADEVLVIGHYDCGMSGMKADVVIESMKERGITQETLDMLNYSGINVSEWMHGFDNVSDSVKHSVDMIKKHPLLPKGVPVHGLVIDPATGRLDAVENGYESI, encoded by the coding sequence ATGAGATTGTTAGATGAAATTTTAGAGTATAATCAACAGTTTGTTGAAGAAAAACGGTATGAGGAATTTACAACAACAAAATTCCCGAACAAACGACTAGTTATTTTAACTTGTATGGACACAAGATTACTAGAGCTTTTACCAAAAGCGATGAACGTGTCAAATGGGGATGTAAAACTCATAAAAAATGCTGGTGCACTAGTTACGCATCCGTTTGGAAGTATTATGAGAAGTTTACTTGTAGCTGTGTATCAGTTGCAGGCAGATGAGGTTTTGGTCATTGGTCATTATGATTGTGGAATGAGTGGAATGAAGGCTGATGTAGTCATCGAAAGCATGAAAGAGCGGGGAATTACGCAAGAGACGCTTGATATGCTAAACTACTCTGGCATTAACGTCTCTGAGTGGATGCATGGATTTGACAATGTGTCTGATAGCGTGAAGCACAGTGTGGACATGATTAAGAAGCATCCTCTTCTTCCAAAAGGAGTTCCTGTACATGGACTTGTCATTGACCCTGCGACAGGTAGATTAGACGCTGTTGAAAATGGGTATGAGAGCATCTAG
- a CDS encoding metal ABC transporter solute-binding protein, Zn/Mn family, translating into MFRKYSAFIFIILIATFLAGCQGESTDTSQENDKLSIYTTVYPLQYFTERIGGDLVNVKSIYPNGADEHTYEPSQKDMIDLADSDLFFYIGLGLEGFVSKAEEALKNENVTLVATAEHITFEEHEEESTEEHAHEETTEEHAEETEEEHAHEEEDEHNHGDVDPHVWLDPVYSISLAEEIKEQLLEKLPDHKEQIEENFVALEKELHQLNDEFTEVTSTAKHKEFLVSHAAFGYWSERYGLEQISVSGLASTNEPTQKELENIIAEAEEHDLHYIFFEQNVSSKLTEIVQKEIGAEPLTLHNLSTLTDEDVKEERTYFTIMKDNIEALQTALNE; encoded by the coding sequence ATGTTTCGTAAATATTCAGCATTTATTTTTATAATACTCATTGCCACATTTCTAGCAGGTTGTCAGGGAGAATCAACGGATACCAGTCAGGAAAACGATAAGCTATCCATCTATACAACCGTTTATCCACTACAGTACTTCACAGAACGTATTGGTGGAGATTTAGTAAATGTCAAATCCATTTATCCTAATGGTGCAGATGAGCACACTTATGAGCCATCTCAAAAGGATATGATCGATCTTGCAGATTCTGACCTTTTCTTTTACATTGGCCTAGGTTTAGAAGGTTTCGTTTCAAAGGCAGAAGAAGCATTAAAAAATGAAAACGTCACGTTAGTAGCAACTGCTGAACATATCACATTTGAGGAACATGAAGAAGAGTCTACTGAGGAACATGCTCACGAAGAAACGACAGAAGAGCATGCGGAAGAAACTGAAGAAGAACACGCTCACGAAGAAGAGGATGAACATAACCACGGTGATGTAGACCCTCATGTATGGCTTGACCCAGTTTATTCCATTAGCTTAGCAGAAGAAATTAAAGAGCAGCTTCTTGAAAAATTACCAGATCATAAAGAGCAAATCGAAGAAAACTTCGTAGCACTAGAAAAAGAATTGCATCAATTGAATGACGAATTTACTGAAGTAACAAGCACAGCAAAACACAAGGAATTTTTAGTGTCCCATGCCGCATTCGGTTACTGGTCTGAACGTTACGGGCTTGAGCAAATCAGTGTATCAGGTTTGGCCTCAACAAATGAGCCAACTCAAAAGGAACTTGAAAATATTATCGCTGAAGCCGAGGAACATGATCTACATTATATTTTCTTCGAGCAAAATGTAAGCTCAAAGCTAACTGAAATTGTTCAAAAGGAAATTGGAGCAGAGCCATTAACCCTTCATAATCTTTCAACCTTAACGGATGAAGATGTAAAAGAAGAACGTACGTATTTTACCATTATGAAGGATAATATTGAAGCATTACAAACCGCTTTAAACGAATAG
- a CDS encoding cytochrome ubiquinol oxidase subunit I yields the protein MDDLLIARSLFGTTMGFHIIFATIGVGLPFMMLTAELMYQKTKDQEYVVMAKRWTKAFAVLLGVGIPTGTIAGVQLSLLWPGFMEVIGVVMALPFQIEIYAFFIEALFMSIYVYAAERIPPWARITSLVLVAIGALASAVLITNVHAWEGTPTGFRIQNGVITDVDPWAAFFNPSFIVTAGHVALSAYTTGAFVIASVSAYKLWRTEFNTRIYHFHKKALTLSLIVGGIFSLLTAINGHESAQYLHEYQPEKLAAAEGLFETQSHAPLVIGGFTDRETEEVKYAIHIPWALSFLAGNSFDTVVKGLKEWPEEEWPPLFVHTLFNGMVGIGSLLILLPLLALLWMKFLKKDKYPRWILSTFIASGPLAVLAIEFGWIFACTGRQPWTIYRVLSTADSATTATNLGVLFLAFAAVYVILGVSVVFVLLYYFRKNTVADDLHRAEQKGVPLYGSNT from the coding sequence ATGGATGATTTACTAATTGCGCGCTCGTTATTCGGAACTACTATGGGTTTTCATATTATTTTTGCAACAATCGGGGTAGGCCTGCCTTTTATGATGCTTACTGCTGAACTCATGTACCAAAAAACAAAAGACCAAGAGTACGTAGTTATGGCTAAGCGTTGGACAAAAGCCTTTGCCGTACTTCTTGGTGTTGGGATCCCAACAGGTACAATCGCTGGAGTTCAACTCTCTCTATTATGGCCAGGCTTTATGGAAGTCATCGGCGTCGTCATGGCCCTTCCCTTCCAAATTGAAATATATGCATTCTTTATTGAAGCTCTATTTATGTCCATTTATGTATATGCTGCTGAGCGTATTCCTCCTTGGGCTCGAATCACAAGCCTCGTACTTGTTGCAATTGGTGCTTTAGCATCTGCCGTTCTCATAACGAATGTCCACGCCTGGGAAGGAACACCCACTGGATTTAGAATCCAAAACGGTGTTATAACCGATGTTGATCCATGGGCAGCATTTTTTAACCCGAGCTTTATTGTCACAGCTGGACATGTTGCCTTATCTGCCTATACAACGGGTGCATTTGTTATTGCGTCCGTATCAGCCTATAAACTATGGCGAACTGAATTTAATACACGCATCTACCATTTTCACAAAAAAGCATTAACACTTAGTCTCATTGTTGGAGGAATATTTTCTTTATTAACCGCTATAAACGGACATGAATCCGCTCAATATTTGCATGAATATCAACCTGAAAAGCTCGCTGCAGCAGAAGGTTTATTTGAAACCCAATCTCATGCCCCTCTCGTCATCGGAGGATTTACTGACCGTGAAACCGAAGAGGTTAAGTACGCTATTCACATTCCTTGGGCACTTAGCTTTTTAGCAGGAAATAGCTTTGATACCGTTGTTAAGGGACTTAAAGAATGGCCAGAAGAAGAATGGCCTCCGCTTTTTGTTCACACCCTTTTCAATGGAATGGTAGGCATTGGATCTTTATTAATCTTATTACCTCTACTCGCTTTACTTTGGATGAAATTTTTAAAAAAAGACAAATATCCTCGTTGGATTCTTTCGACCTTTATTGCCTCTGGTCCTTTAGCAGTACTTGCGATTGAGTTTGGATGGATTTTTGCTTGTACAGGAAGACAACCTTGGACGATTTATCGCGTGCTGTCAACGGCAGATTCGGCGACAACAGCGACAAACTTAGGAGTATTGTTTCTAGCATTTGCAGCTGTATACGTCATTCTAGGAGTTTCAGTGGTATTTGTCCTTCTATATTATTTTAGAAAGAACACCGTTGCTGATGATTTACATCGAGCCGAACAAAAAGGTGTACCACTATATGGATCCAATACGTAA
- a CDS encoding cytochrome d ubiquinol oxidase subunit II — MTDALLAITVLWGFVFIYAVMATMDFGAGFWSMLYFNRTQTKATNIANRYLSPTWEVTNTFIVALVVAVYSLFPSAAYTLGTVLLIPGSMILLLLALRSAFLVFSNIASEYRKPLTYISGITGILIPGLLISVLPITHGNYIDFSDGRQTLDLIKLFTSANEYAFIGFAISSTLFLSSLLLADYSKTAEEYEAYAVYRRDAIILGPISLAMAVLIMFTLRTEAPWLYEKMMDNLAFLIASVVFFVIGGLGLFLPSVTGGPKGMPRLTVIAITIQYLLASLVYGQAHLPYIVYPEVTIQNAFTDPNSFRAIFATYIAGFAILFPGFFYFWTLFMNDKRYLQQKPPEETKS; from the coding sequence ATGACTGATGCATTACTAGCCATTACTGTGTTATGGGGATTTGTATTCATCTATGCTGTTATGGCAACCATGGACTTTGGTGCTGGATTTTGGTCTATGCTTTACTTCAATAGAACGCAGACAAAGGCTACTAACATTGCTAACCGATATCTGTCCCCCACATGGGAAGTAACCAACACATTTATTGTTGCTCTTGTTGTTGCTGTGTATAGTTTATTTCCATCCGCAGCTTATACGCTTGGGACCGTATTGCTTATTCCAGGCAGTATGATATTGCTTTTGCTCGCCTTACGAAGTGCGTTTCTCGTTTTCTCAAATATTGCATCTGAATATCGAAAACCACTAACATATATCTCTGGAATTACCGGTATTCTCATTCCTGGATTACTCATCAGCGTACTTCCGATTACACATGGGAACTATATAGATTTTTCAGATGGCCGTCAAACTCTTGATCTTATAAAGCTTTTTACCAGTGCAAATGAATACGCGTTTATCGGATTCGCAATAAGTTCCACTTTGTTTTTATCATCCTTATTGCTTGCGGACTATTCAAAAACAGCAGAAGAATATGAGGCCTATGCTGTATATCGAAGAGATGCGATTATTCTAGGGCCTATCTCTCTGGCAATGGCCGTTCTCATTATGTTCACGCTCCGAACAGAAGCACCTTGGCTTTACGAAAAAATGATGGATAATCTGGCGTTTTTAATCGCATCGGTTGTGTTTTTTGTCATTGGAGGGCTTGGTTTGTTTTTACCTTCTGTCACTGGGGGACCAAAGGGAATGCCTCGCCTTACTGTCATTGCAATTACTATTCAATACTTACTTGCTAGTCTTGTTTACGGACAAGCACACTTGCCTTACATTGTTTACCCAGAGGTAACCATTCAGAACGCCTTTACAGATCCGAATTCGTTCCGTGCTATTTTTGCAACCTACATTGCAGGTTTTGCCATTCTTTTCCCAGGTTTCTTCTATTTTTGGACTTTATTTATGAATGACAAAAGATATTTACAGCAAAAACCACCAGAAGAAACGAAGTCATAA